From a single Salmo salar chromosome ssa22, Ssal_v3.1, whole genome shotgun sequence genomic region:
- the fam72a gene encoding protein FAM72A has protein sequence MSTSNFKNKCVTQVNCVYCESLLCTRGMKAVLLADTEIELFSTDIPPNRTVDFVASCYSTESCRCKLRDIACLKCGNVVGYHVVAPCKPCLLSCNNGHFWMFNSDAVSTLNRLDATGLNLLLWGDLPELEDSENEESESPSEEECIR, from the exons ATGTCTACCTCCAACTTCAAAAACAAATGTGTCACTCAAGTGAATTGTGTATACTGTGAGAGTCTACTCTGCACAAGAGGAATGAAGGCAGTACTTCTTGCAGACACAGAAATTGAGCTGTTTTCTACGGACATACCTCCCAACAG AACTGTTGACTTTGTGGCCAGCTGCTACTCTACAGAAAGCTGCAGATGCAAACTGAGAGATATCGCCTGCCTGAAATG tGGTAATGTTGTGGGGTATCACGTGGTCGCTCCCTGTAAGCCCTGCTTGCTGTCCTGTAACAATGGCCATTTCTGGATGTTTAACAGTGATGCTGTGTCCACCCTCAACCGACTGGATGCTACAG GTTTAAACTTGTTGCTGTGGGGAGACCTTCCCGAGCTAGAGGACAGTGAGAACGAGGAATCAGAAAGCCCATCAGAGGAGGAGTGTATCAggtag